Proteins encoded together in one Lathyrus oleraceus cultivar Zhongwan6 chromosome 5, CAAS_Psat_ZW6_1.0, whole genome shotgun sequence window:
- the LOC127087981 gene encoding uncharacterized protein LOC127087981 gives MASPSPKPQKKLSEFLNERQEPFILELYLLERSNSSKTFTSTSPKSFEKPSSSRFLNKKRKPLFPFCKILTCVHKKKLPAAIKNSHTTSNKEFPHYEANNNNVDRTQTAIETDRFSASRSSTVFHSCSDIDDEEERTPFSSHKYHNPLFSSDSVCNIGMQSQQDTDNIKCHQRCIKVCVTHETLNKDVRVCGVAVPKKITEESLLSAAIFSSLIQTAKKDQKNYTKQLRQILEHKRVLYKTKKLLFDCVKEFTKTMKKKDCKKLMGGEKLGKIIWKRREEGGGNYERNITNLLNLDYLDSINEWSEFKTEMKDISIEIADAILERVMKDETDILLPTTQQT, from the exons ATGGCCTCACCATCACCCAAACCACAGAAAAAACTCTCAGAATTTCTAAATGAACGACAAGAACCTTTCATCCTAGAACTCTACTTATTAGAAAGATCAAATTCCTCAAAAACATTTACTTCAACTTCACCCAAGAGTTTCGAAAAACCTTCCAGCTCTCGCTTCTTAAACAAAAAGAGAAAACCTCTCTTTCCATTTTGTAAAATTTTAACATGTGTACACAAGAAGAAGCTTCCAGCAGCAATCAAGAATTCCCACACTACAAGCAATAAAGAATTCCCACACTACGAAGCTAACAATAACAACGTTGATCGAACACAAACAGCTATCGAAACAGATCGTTTCTCGGCTTCCAGAAGCTCCACCGTGTTCCATTCATGCTCAGatattgatgatgaagaagaaagAACTCCGTTTTCGTCTCACAAATATCATAATCCTCTGTTTTCTTCAGACAGTGTCTGCAACATAGGAATGCAAAG CCAGCAAGATACCGACAACATAAAGTGCCACCAGAGATGCATAAAAG TGTGTGTGACACATGAAACATTGAATAAGGATGTTCGTGTTTGCGGTGTGGCTGTGCCTAAGAAAATCACGGAGGAATCTCTATTATCAGCTGCTATATTTAGTTCACTTATTCAAACAGCAAAGAAAGATCAGAAGAACTATACTAAACAACTGAGACAGATTCTTGAACATAAAAGAGTGCTGTACAAGACAAAGAAGCTATTATTTGATTGTGTGAAGGAATTCACCAAAACTATGAAGAAAAAAGATTGTAAGAAATTGATGGGAGGTGAAAAGTTGGGGAAGATAATATGGAAAAGAAGAGAAGAAGGTGGTGGAAATTATGAGAGAAATATTACTAATTTGCTGAATTTGGATTACTTGGATTCAATTAATGAATGGAGTGAGTTTAAGACAGAGATGAAAGATATTAGTATTGAGATTGCTGATGCAATTTTGGAACGTGTAATGAAGGATGAAACTGATATTTTGCTACCAACTACACAACAAACTTAA